A window of Ignavibacterium sp. contains these coding sequences:
- a CDS encoding tyrosine-type recombinase/integrase yields MYLRKRGNYYHIVYTSNGKKTSISTGKKKYKEAKIILTEFRLNTAPISTVLKEFDKKHKITQIKYKDFCEKYLLYSKVHHSERYTEIIEDCLLLLENFIKPNCYLSEISTIHAKKLFSLKQKYAYSHNSMLRTLKSIFNYARREKHIRINPFLGIKKIPTPKNNPIYINKDDFVKIIGEVKYRIYKAFFIILYYTGMRVSELIHLRWVDIDLNKKEIYVRNHDSFRTKSHRERTIPMNNRVYLVFRYMRKFKDPKINYIFYEPEGRENFKLFDRRKISKLFKHIVRQLGLNPDYKLHGLRHTFCTNLARQKVSIHVIKKLAGHSDIKTTEVYLYASDDQLVEAIRKLT; encoded by the coding sequence TTGTACCTGCGAAAAAGGGGAAATTATTATCATATAGTTTATACTTCCAACGGTAAAAAAACTTCAATTTCTACTGGTAAAAAAAAATATAAAGAAGCAAAAATTATTTTAACAGAATTCCGGTTAAATACCGCACCGATAAGCACTGTTTTAAAAGAGTTTGATAAAAAACATAAAATCACACAAATAAAATATAAAGATTTTTGTGAAAAATATCTACTATACTCAAAAGTTCATCACTCAGAGCGATACACTGAAATTATTGAAGATTGCCTTCTGCTATTAGAAAACTTTATAAAACCTAATTGTTATCTTTCTGAAATATCAACCATCCACGCTAAAAAACTATTCTCTCTTAAGCAAAAATATGCTTATTCACATAACAGTATGTTACGTACTTTAAAATCGATTTTTAACTATGCCAGGAGAGAAAAACATATACGTATTAATCCTTTCCTGGGAATAAAAAAAATACCCACCCCCAAGAATAATCCGATTTATATTAACAAAGATGATTTTGTAAAGATAATAGGCGAAGTAAAATATAGAATCTATAAAGCTTTCTTCATAATACTTTACTATACAGGTATGCGTGTAAGTGAATTGATACATCTGCGATGGGTGGATATTGATTTAAATAAAAAAGAAATCTACGTGCGAAATCACGATTCTTTCAGAACAAAAAGCCACAGGGAAAGAACAATACCTATGAACAACCGTGTGTATCTTGTATTTAGGTATATGAGAAAATTTAAAGACCCGAAAATCAATTACATATTCTACGAACCTGAGGGTCGCGAGAATTTTAAATTATTTGATAGAAGAAAAATATCCAAACTGTTCAAACATATAGTTAGACAACTTGGTCTGAATCCGGACTATAAGCTTCACGGTCTGAGACACACTTTCTGCACTAATCTTGCAAGGCAAAAAGTGTCTATTCACGTTATTAAAAAACTTGCAGGGCACTCAGATATTAAAACAACTGAAGTTTATCTATATGCTTCAGACGATCAGCTTGTAGAAGCAATTAGAAAACTTACTTAG
- a CDS encoding folylpolyglutamate synthase/dihydrofolate synthase family protein, with amino-acid sequence MDLKQSLEKLFSLHTFGIKLGLDNIRKFLEHIGNPQTSLKAFHIAGSNGKGSTSAFIASILMEAGYKVGLYTSPHFVRFNERIIINGKYIEDEFIADFINKHNDFIDKHELTFFEVTTAMAFEYFKTKKVDYVVIETGLGGRLDATNVLNPLASIITSISLEHTNILGDKISQIAFEKAEIIKPHAKVFIGKLSDEAESVVEKKCESVKAKLFRLEDYLIEKNGIVELYTEEIELQDWEIPLKGKYQRYNAALAVLSVTKTLDIDDPRIVYDGIKNVIKNTLIQGRYEYIRKQPFILLDSAHNPDGLKVFLNEFQQERKNYSKVFLLFSALKDKDIDSMIKLLSDQFDNYYLTEINYERAEKLDDLKKRFEASNIKAETVIDKRKFISDFLKGDKNNCLVITGSMYLLGEIKSILEEL; translated from the coding sequence ATGGACTTAAAACAATCTCTCGAAAAACTTTTTTCTCTTCATACATTCGGAATAAAATTAGGTCTCGATAACATCCGAAAGTTTTTGGAGCACATCGGTAATCCACAAACATCATTAAAGGCCTTTCATATTGCTGGCTCAAATGGAAAAGGCAGTACTTCTGCTTTCATTGCAAGCATACTGATGGAAGCCGGATATAAAGTAGGGCTTTATACATCTCCTCATTTCGTTCGTTTTAATGAAAGAATAATTATTAACGGGAAGTATATTGAAGATGAATTCATCGCTGATTTTATAAATAAGCACAATGACTTTATTGATAAACACGAATTAACATTTTTTGAAGTTACCACTGCAATGGCTTTTGAATACTTCAAAACAAAGAAAGTTGATTATGTAGTTATTGAAACTGGTTTAGGTGGAAGATTGGATGCTACGAATGTACTAAATCCACTTGCTAGTATAATTACATCCATCTCGCTTGAACATACTAACATTCTTGGTGATAAAATTTCACAAATAGCTTTTGAGAAAGCTGAAATCATTAAACCTCACGCCAAAGTATTCATTGGTAAACTATCGGATGAAGCGGAATCAGTAGTGGAAAAGAAATGTGAATCAGTTAAAGCAAAACTTTTCAGATTGGAAGATTACCTTATCGAGAAAAACGGAATAGTTGAACTCTATACAGAAGAAATTGAACTTCAGGATTGGGAGATACCTCTAAAAGGGAAATATCAAAGATATAATGCTGCGCTTGCTGTTCTTTCTGTTACAAAGACACTCGATATAGATGACCCCAGAATTGTTTATGACGGAATTAAGAATGTAATCAAAAACACTTTGATTCAGGGAAGATATGAATATATTCGCAAGCAACCTTTTATATTACTTGATTCTGCACATAATCCGGATGGATTAAAAGTATTTCTGAATGAGTTTCAGCAAGAGAGAAAAAATTATTCAAAAGTATTTTTACTTTTCAGTGCACTCAAGGATAAAGACATTGACTCGATGATAAAATTGTTGTCTGATCAATTTGATAATTATTATCTGACTGAAATCAATTATGAAAGAGCTGAAAAGCTGGATGATTTGAAGAAACGATTTGAAGCATCTAACATAAAAGCTGAAACGGTTATTGATAAAAGAAAATTTATCTCGGATTTTCTTAAAGGGGATAAGAACAATTGTCTGGTAATTACAGGCAGTATGTATCTGCTTGGAGAAATTAAATCAATATTAGAGGAACTTTGA
- a CDS encoding adenylate kinase, producing MQIILFGSPGVGKGTQAKLLSEQFNIPHISTGDILRKAVQDKTELGLKAAEIMNRGELVPDDIMIGIIKDVLKSERCKNGFILDGFPRTTIQAEALDKLFAELHLNDVLLVHITADEEEIIKRLNGRRACKVCGSIFTLSEIEGLKNCPKCGAENSFYLRDDDKEDVIRKRLKVYETNTKPVLGYYESKGKVVTINGLGTIEEVNKELIDVLKSKKVQN from the coding sequence ATGCAAATTATTCTATTCGGTTCTCCCGGTGTGGGCAAAGGAACACAGGCAAAACTTCTTTCAGAACAATTTAACATTCCTCATATTTCAACAGGCGATATTTTAAGAAAAGCAGTTCAGGATAAAACAGAACTTGGACTTAAAGCTGCTGAAATTATGAATCGTGGTGAACTTGTTCCCGATGATATTATGATTGGAATAATTAAAGATGTCCTTAAATCCGAAAGATGTAAAAACGGATTTATACTCGATGGTTTTCCGAGAACTACTATTCAGGCGGAAGCTTTAGATAAACTTTTCGCTGAATTGCACCTTAATGATGTTTTGCTCGTTCATATTACTGCGGATGAAGAAGAAATAATTAAAAGACTAAACGGAAGAAGAGCTTGTAAAGTTTGTGGAAGTATTTTTACTTTGAGTGAAATTGAAGGACTTAAAAATTGTCCAAAGTGTGGAGCTGAAAATAGTTTCTATCTTCGCGATGATGATAAAGAAGATGTAATAAGAAAAAGATTGAAAGTTTATGAGACCAACACCAAACCTGTGCTTGGTTATTACGAATCAAAAGGAAAAGTTGTAACAATAAATGGACTCGGAACTATTGAAGAAGTGAACAAAGAACTGATTGATGTATTGAAATCGAAAAAAGTTCAGAATTAA
- a CDS encoding class I SAM-dependent methyltransferase, translating to MQKSFQPTAVKLKDNYKYVSDIYDQLMEKVDYKFWANYIKKLSSLYIRRNSRVLEVAAGNCNLAKYLSDYFSFYVASDISISMLKKNKSKNLNKVCCDMTSLPFKTHFDLVICAFDSLNYLTNKKTIAGFFVEIKNVLSEQGIFLFDAALERNSYKHQKYAIKKGKQNGVLFNRQSLYLHKSGIHKNIFEIIYPDGSKMKEIHRQKIYPLEFYFELLDKCGLYVVECFNAFTFRNCKSNDLRAQFVVKRKY from the coding sequence ATGCAAAAATCATTTCAACCAACCGCAGTAAAATTGAAAGATAATTACAAATATGTCTCAGATATTTATGATCAACTGATGGAAAAAGTTGATTATAAATTCTGGGCAAATTATATAAAAAAATTATCTTCACTTTACATCAGGAGAAATTCACGCGTTCTCGAAGTTGCAGCAGGCAATTGTAATTTAGCAAAGTATTTATCTGATTATTTTAGTTTTTATGTTGCGAGCGATATTTCTATTTCAATGCTAAAGAAGAATAAGTCAAAAAATTTGAATAAGGTTTGTTGTGATATGACTTCTCTTCCATTTAAAACTCATTTTGATTTGGTGATTTGTGCTTTCGATAGTTTAAATTATCTTACTAACAAAAAAACAATTGCCGGATTTTTTGTTGAAATAAAAAATGTCCTTAGCGAACAAGGAATATTTTTATTTGATGCTGCTCTTGAAAGAAACAGTTACAAACATCAGAAATATGCAATTAAAAAAGGTAAGCAAAATGGTGTATTGTTTAACAGGCAAAGTTTATATTTGCATAAAAGCGGAATTCATAAAAATATTTTTGAAATTATCTATCCCGATGGAAGTAAGATGAAAGAAATTCATCGCCAGAAAATTTATCCTTTGGAATTTTATTTTGAACTACTTGATAAATGTGGATTATATGTAGTCGAGTGTTTTAATGCTTTCACATTTCGTAATTGTAAATCGAATGATCTTCGTGCACAATTTGTAGTAAAGAGGAAATACTGA
- a CDS encoding dihydroorotate dehydrogenase, with translation MSTVDLSVSIASLKLRNPIMLASGTVGYGNEIAEFIDLNKIGAIVTKSLSLKPRKGNAPQRITETPAGMLNAIGLANVGVEVFLKEKIPFLKKYDVPLICNIAASSVEEYVECTKILTDEDTIKAFEINVSCPNVKEGGLQFGNNLSAVGKVTEKVRAVTNKPLIIKLSPNVSYIHEFAKVVQDSGGDAVSAINTLVGTAFNIFTKKPKINNVFAGLSGPAIKPIALAKVLEIHQKVDIPIIGIGGIMNWKDVVEFMIVGASAVQIGTLNFIDPTAPIKILDDLENYCKQMKINSISELTGSYII, from the coding sequence ATGAGCACGGTTGATTTATCCGTAAGTATTGCGTCGCTTAAACTTCGTAATCCGATAATGCTTGCATCGGGTACAGTAGGATATGGAAATGAAATTGCAGAGTTTATTGACTTAAATAAAATCGGAGCAATAGTTACAAAGTCATTGAGTTTGAAACCAAGGAAAGGAAACGCACCACAAAGAATAACTGAAACTCCGGCTGGAATGTTAAACGCAATTGGTCTTGCAAATGTTGGAGTTGAGGTATTTCTTAAAGAAAAAATTCCTTTTCTTAAGAAGTATGATGTTCCTTTAATTTGTAATATTGCTGCAAGCTCTGTTGAGGAGTATGTTGAATGCACAAAAATTTTAACTGATGAAGATACTATCAAAGCGTTTGAGATAAATGTTTCGTGTCCAAATGTTAAAGAAGGTGGATTGCAATTTGGAAATAATCTTAGTGCGGTTGGAAAAGTAACTGAAAAAGTCAGAGCGGTTACAAATAAACCATTGATAATAAAACTTTCACCAAATGTTTCTTATATCCACGAATTTGCAAAAGTTGTTCAAGATTCCGGCGGTGATGCAGTTAGCGCTATAAATACTTTGGTTGGAACTGCATTTAATATTTTTACGAAGAAACCGAAGATTAACAATGTATTCGCCGGACTTTCCGGTCCAGCGATTAAACCAATAGCTCTTGCAAAAGTTTTAGAGATACATCAGAAAGTTGATATTCCTATAATCGGAATTGGTGGTATTATGAACTGGAAAGATGTTGTGGAATTTATGATTGTTGGTGCATCAGCAGTACAAATTGGTACTTTAAACTTTATTGATCCAACAGCGCCAATAAAAATTTTAGATGATTTGGAAAATTATTGTAAGCAGATGAAAATTAATTCAATTTCAGAATTAACCGGATCATACATCATATAA
- the pdxA gene encoding 4-hydroxythreonine-4-phosphate dehydrogenase PdxA gives MKKKFLFTCGDINGIGPEISLKLFNQLLKKKYTDHYIFICPLNVFEYYQKLLKIKLEYKVISNVTESEQNIINLIALNNSELNIGKPTKSSGKTAYQSLITSIKILKAKTADAVITSPVSKHAFELAGIYYPGQTEILANECNSKNYMMMFLSRKMNAALATIHIPVKDVSKSLSVNLIKVKIQILLQTLKKDLGIDKPKIAVLGLNPHAGEKGRIGNEERDKIIPALKSFGENVSGPFVPDAFFANHLYKNFDAVLGMYHDQLLIPFKMMNFNNGINFTAGLPIIRTSPDHGTAFDIAGKGIADYKSLLAAFRYAKIISTNRSKIER, from the coding sequence ATGAAAAAAAAATTTTTATTTACTTGTGGTGATATAAACGGAATTGGTCCGGAAATATCTTTAAAGCTTTTCAATCAACTTCTTAAAAAGAAATACACTGACCATTACATTTTTATTTGTCCCTTAAATGTATTTGAGTACTATCAGAAATTGTTAAAAATTAAACTCGAATACAAAGTCATATCAAATGTTACAGAATCTGAACAAAATATTATTAATCTTATAGCACTTAACAATTCTGAACTTAACATAGGCAAGCCAACTAAATCATCAGGAAAGACTGCATATCAATCACTAATTACATCAATTAAAATTCTCAAAGCAAAAACTGCTGATGCTGTAATCACTTCTCCGGTTTCAAAGCATGCTTTTGAACTTGCCGGAATATACTATCCCGGACAAACTGAAATTCTTGCCAATGAGTGCAATTCTAAAAACTACATGATGATGTTTCTTTCAAGGAAAATGAATGCTGCACTTGCAACTATTCATATTCCAGTAAAAGATGTCAGCAAGTCGCTTTCAGTTAATCTTATCAAAGTTAAGATTCAGATTTTATTACAAACTTTGAAAAAAGATTTGGGAATTGATAAGCCCAAAATAGCAGTTCTTGGATTAAATCCTCACGCAGGTGAAAAGGGAAGAATAGGCAACGAAGAAAGAGATAAAATTATTCCTGCATTGAAATCATTTGGTGAAAATGTTTCAGGTCCTTTTGTTCCCGATGCTTTTTTTGCAAATCACCTTTATAAAAATTTTGATGCGGTTTTGGGAATGTATCACGATCAGCTTTTAATTCCATTTAAGATGATGAACTTTAACAACGGCATTAATTTCACTGCAGGATTACCAATTATCAGAACTTCACCAGACCACGGAACTGCTTTTGATATTGCCGGAAAAGGAATTGCAGATTACAAGAGTTTGTTAGCTGCATTCAGATATGCAAAAATCATTTCAACCAACCGCAGTAAAATTGAAAGATAA
- a CDS encoding DNA methyltransferase, whose product MNENLREISFRNLVSEISDTGYLTHSIHYYPAKFIPQAVKYCISRYSKEGDIVIDPFAGSGTVGLEAVLENRSTYLLDLNPMLNHIIPLKIPTIKTYLSQTKLYEYIEQILESDTSFVPDWSKIDYWYPIEFLNRIQKLWGGLNNLHNSTYKLIIESSLLRISKKYSYAEHKVPKLFRSKRKIEQINTLAKKRWYKSLILDLYSLSSETLQKVNQTVDLLKNRKINIFFKGGVDSSTYNYGKEDSFDLLVSSPPYLQAQEYIRTAKLDLYWLGYSEAQIKELTKLEIPYRKPTEIISTPSLDALKEKIERKDLIELVDSYFCHTLNTFKNAMYHIKDGGIICIFIGNPKVDGEEVEIWKIFREYFEKLDFKLIEVLEDKIVTRQLFSSRNNKNPEGMKSEFMLIMRKN is encoded by the coding sequence ATGAACGAAAATTTAAGAGAAATAAGTTTTAGAAATCTGGTTTCGGAAATCAGTGATACTGGTTATTTAACACACTCAATTCACTATTATCCTGCTAAATTTATACCTCAAGCAGTTAAATATTGTATTAGTAGATATTCAAAGGAAGGTGATATTGTTATTGATCCTTTTGCTGGTAGCGGTACAGTTGGACTTGAAGCAGTCTTGGAAAATCGGTCAACTTATCTGCTTGATTTGAATCCTATGCTGAATCATATAATACCTTTGAAAATTCCAACAATTAAAACTTACCTTTCACAAACAAAATTGTATGAATATATTGAACAGATACTTGAAAGCGATACAAGTTTTGTTCCCGATTGGAGCAAAATTGATTATTGGTATCCAATAGAATTTTTAAATAGAATTCAAAAATTATGGGGTGGATTAAATAACCTTCATAATTCTACCTATAAATTGATTATTGAATCTTCACTTCTTAGAATTAGTAAAAAATATTCATACGCGGAACATAAGGTACCAAAACTTTTCAGATCTAAAAGGAAGATTGAACAAATCAATACTCTAGCAAAAAAACGCTGGTACAAGTCACTAATCTTAGACCTTTACAGTCTTTCATCCGAAACTCTACAAAAGGTTAACCAAACTGTTGATCTATTGAAAAACAGAAAAATAAATATTTTCTTTAAAGGAGGGGTTGATTCGTCAACTTATAATTATGGTAAAGAAGATTCGTTCGATTTGCTTGTGAGCTCACCACCTTATCTACAGGCTCAGGAATATATCAGGACTGCCAAACTAGATTTGTACTGGTTAGGATACTCTGAGGCGCAAATAAAGGAATTAACAAAGCTTGAAATTCCATATCGAAAGCCAACTGAAATTATTAGTACTCCTTCTCTTGATGCACTCAAAGAAAAGATTGAACGCAAAGATTTAATTGAGCTTGTCGACTCGTATTTCTGTCATACGTTAAACACTTTTAAAAACGCTATGTATCACATAAAAGATGGAGGCATCATATGTATTTTTATTGGTAACCCCAAAGTTGATGGTGAGGAAGTAGAGATTTGGAAGATATTCAGGGAATATTTTGAAAAATTAGATTTTAAATTAATTGAAGTTCTTGAGGATAAAATAGTAACAAGACAGCTTTTCAGTTCGAGAAACAATAAAAATCCTGAAGGTATGAAGTCTGAATTTATGCTTATTATGAGGAAAAACTAA
- the tadA gene encoding tRNA adenosine(34) deaminase TadA produces the protein MIFSEDKYRFMYAALQEAEKAFEDDEVPIGAVVVYEDKIIGRGYNQVERLKDATAHAEMIAITSAANHIGNWRLNECSIYVTVEPCIMCTGALLNSRINELYFGTYDTKFGACGSVYNLAEEFKVNHKIKVYSGLMASESEQLLKAFFSKKRNKIFPMGKDNLA, from the coding sequence TTGATTTTTTCAGAAGATAAATATCGATTTATGTATGCAGCACTTCAGGAAGCTGAGAAAGCTTTTGAAGATGACGAAGTACCAATTGGTGCAGTAGTAGTTTATGAGGATAAAATTATCGGTCGTGGTTATAATCAGGTCGAAAGACTTAAAGATGCAACAGCACACGCAGAGATGATTGCCATTACATCGGCTGCAAATCATATTGGCAACTGGCGATTAAACGAATGCAGCATTTATGTAACAGTTGAACCTTGTATAATGTGTACAGGTGCTTTGTTAAATTCAAGAATAAATGAACTTTATTTTGGGACTTATGATACAAAATTCGGTGCTTGCGGTAGTGTTTATAATCTTGCCGAAGAATTCAAGGTAAATCATAAAATAAAAGTATATTCGGGTTTAATGGCTTCAGAGAGTGAACAATTGCTTAAAGCATTCTTTTCAAAAAAAAGAAATAAAATCTTTCCAATGGGCAAGGATAATCTTGCTTAA
- the ftsE gene encoding cell division ATP-binding protein FtsE, which translates to MLSINNLTFHYKNQPLFDNISLELAPGEFAFLIGKSGSGKTTLLQLIYMNVLPESGTITVGQFNSSLIKKNQLALLRRKIGIVFQDFKLLSDRNVYENLAFVLEVTNTPKRDIKRKVNDALTEVGLSHKRLNMPNQLSGGEKQRVAIARAILNDPLIILADEPTGNLDPETSSEILDLLMKINKRGTAILFATHNYELVRKNSNARIFKIENGKITKGYLKQSV; encoded by the coding sequence ATGCTGTCAATTAACAATCTAACTTTTCATTATAAAAACCAACCGCTGTTTGATAATATTTCTCTTGAGCTTGCGCCTGGTGAGTTCGCATTTTTAATTGGTAAAAGTGGTAGCGGAAAAACCACATTATTGCAATTAATTTATATGAATGTTTTGCCGGAGTCAGGAACCATAACTGTAGGGCAATTCAATTCATCTTTGATAAAGAAAAATCAGTTAGCATTACTTAGAAGAAAAATCGGAATTGTGTTTCAGGACTTTAAATTGCTTAGCGATAGGAATGTTTACGAAAATCTTGCATTCGTGCTGGAAGTAACAAACACACCCAAACGAGATATAAAAAGAAAAGTTAATGATGCGTTAACCGAAGTCGGATTGTCGCATAAAAGATTAAATATGCCAAATCAACTTTCTGGTGGCGAAAAACAAAGAGTAGCAATCGCAAGAGCGATACTTAATGATCCACTCATAATTCTTGCAGATGAACCAACTGGAAATCTTGACCCTGAAACATCTTCAGAAATCCTGGACTTACTGATGAAAATTAATAAAAGAGGAACAGCAATTCTTTTCGCGACTCATAATTATGAATTAGTGAGGAAAAATTCTAATGCAAGAATTTTCAAAATAGAAAATGGAAAAATTACAAAGGGATACTTAAAACAGTCTGTTTAA
- a CDS encoding GWxTD domain-containing protein has protein sequence MKKIFLILFISFCPIIFGQNGFFYKREIPVFRPNIHTQFLIYKLNDDYQITYLYKIPYSRLVFEKVNDHFESQFELAIEVKNKENKIVKREFVKDKLVSYNFDETISHNKFLENFITLYLPKDVYTFQIIFEDKLTNRQRPQPPIKISIGDSVTNYSPILINNKQSNGKYSVANFSGIIPFSKENYDLIFFSDKILASEKYTVRILQKDSVYSEQNLTASVFGKPVFEKVNDKISVSFDSTYALNGIIIRDVNKKLFEGEYKLKLLSDDGEEINTASLKVNWFNKPFSLNDVDFALEMISNIESENAFDNLLKKNLSSEELLKQYWNSKDPTPETSFNELMEVFYRRVDYAESNFLNLSGTSGAKSDRGRIYIQNGPPDRIERGVNFDGKITETWYYENPKRVFVFVDRRGDGSFKLESQ, from the coding sequence ATGAAAAAAATATTTTTGATACTTTTCATTTCATTCTGCCCGATAATTTTCGGGCAGAATGGTTTTTTCTACAAAAGAGAAATTCCTGTTTTCAGACCAAACATTCACACTCAATTTCTAATCTATAAATTAAACGATGATTATCAGATAACTTATCTTTATAAAATTCCTTATTCACGACTGGTATTTGAAAAAGTAAATGATCATTTTGAATCTCAGTTTGAACTGGCTATTGAAGTTAAGAATAAAGAAAATAAAATTGTAAAGAGAGAATTTGTAAAAGATAAGCTTGTGTCTTATAACTTTGATGAAACTATTTCACACAACAAATTTCTTGAAAATTTTATAACTCTTTATTTACCAAAAGATGTTTATACTTTTCAGATAATTTTTGAAGATAAATTAACCAACAGACAAAGACCTCAGCCACCAATAAAAATTTCAATTGGCGATTCGGTTACTAATTATTCGCCTATTCTGATAAATAACAAACAATCGAACGGAAAATATTCAGTAGCTAACTTTTCCGGAATAATACCATTCAGTAAAGAAAATTACGATTTAATTTTTTTCTCTGATAAAATTCTCGCAAGCGAAAAATACACTGTCAGAATCCTGCAGAAAGATTCTGTTTACTCAGAACAGAACTTAACTGCTTCAGTTTTTGGTAAACCAGTATTTGAAAAAGTGAATGATAAAATTTCTGTTAGCTTTGATTCAACTTATGCTTTAAATGGAATTATTATCAGGGATGTGAATAAAAAATTATTTGAAGGTGAGTATAAATTAAAATTGCTTTCAGATGATGGGGAAGAAATTAATACTGCCTCATTAAAAGTTAACTGGTTTAATAAACCTTTCTCACTGAATGATGTTGATTTTGCTTTAGAAATGATTTCAAACATCGAATCAGAAAATGCTTTTGATAATCTGTTGAAAAAAAATCTGAGCAGTGAAGAATTATTAAAACAATATTGGAATTCAAAAGATCCAACACCTGAAACTTCGTTTAACGAATTGATGGAAGTTTTTTACAGAAGAGTCGATTATGCTGAATCGAACTTTCTCAATCTTTCCGGAACATCAGGAGCCAAATCAGACAGAGGAAGAATTTATATTCAAAATGGTCCGCCTGACAGAATAGAACGAGGTGTAAACTTTGATGGAAAGATTACAGAAACCTGGTACTATGAAAATCCCAAAAGAGTTTTTGTATTTGTTGATAGAAGAGGTGATGGAAGTTTTAAACTTGAATCACAATGA
- the rho gene encoding transcription termination factor Rho, which translates to MDISELKSKKIVELNQIAKDLGISGYSDLRKQELIFKILEAQTAKDGLTFSKGVLEVLPDGYGFLRSSDYNYLPSPDDIYVSPSQIKKFLLRTGDFVSGQVRPPKEGERFFALLRVEAVNGLPPEAIRERTLFDNLTPVYPTKKIQLESAPGEYSMRIMDLLAPIGKGQRGLIVSPPKSGKTILLQKIANSITRNHPEIKLIILLIDERPEEVTDMERSVKAEVISSTFDEPAERHVQVADMVIEKAKRMVEAKEDVVILLDSITRLARAHNLVVPHSGKILSGGVDSNALHKPKRFFGAARNTEDGGSLTIIATALIDTGSRMDDVIFEEFKGTGNMELVLNRDLSDRRIFPAIDVNRSGTRREELLLKEEDLQKIWILRKILSEYSPVEAMEWLLDKMRGTKNNKEFLANMNS; encoded by the coding sequence ATGGACATTTCTGAATTAAAGTCGAAGAAAATTGTTGAATTAAACCAGATTGCAAAAGACTTAGGAATTTCCGGTTATAGCGACTTGCGAAAGCAGGAACTTATTTTCAAAATTCTCGAAGCACAAACTGCTAAAGATGGATTAACCTTCTCAAAAGGTGTGCTTGAGGTTTTACCGGATGGATACGGATTTTTAAGATCATCAGATTATAATTATTTGCCATCGCCTGATGATATTTATGTTTCACCTTCGCAGATTAAAAAATTTCTTTTAAGAACCGGCGACTTTGTTAGTGGTCAGGTGAGACCACCAAAAGAAGGTGAAAGATTTTTTGCTTTACTAAGAGTTGAAGCTGTAAACGGTCTTCCACCTGAAGCAATTCGCGAAAGAACTTTATTTGATAACTTAACCCCTGTTTATCCTACTAAAAAAATACAACTTGAATCTGCACCTGGTGAATACTCGATGAGAATAATGGATTTACTCGCGCCGATTGGAAAAGGTCAAAGAGGTTTGATTGTTTCTCCTCCTAAGAGTGGTAAAACTATACTTCTTCAGAAAATTGCAAACTCAATTACAAGAAATCATCCTGAAATAAAACTTATAATATTGCTGATTGATGAAAGACCGGAAGAAGTAACTGATATGGAACGCTCTGTAAAAGCTGAAGTAATAAGTTCAACATTTGATGAACCTGCTGAAAGACATGTTCAGGTTGCTGATATGGTGATTGAAAAAGCAAAAAGAATGGTTGAAGCTAAAGAAGATGTTGTTATTCTACTGGACTCAATTACCCGATTGGCAAGAGCACACAACCTCGTTGTCCCTCACAGCGGAAAAATTCTTTCAGGTGGTGTTGATTCAAATGCACTTCACAAACCAAAAAGATTTTTTGGTGCCGCAAGAAATACTGAAGACGGAGGAAGTTTAACTATTATCGCCACAGCATTGATTGACACAGGAAGCAGAATGGATGATGTTATCTTTGAAGAGTTTAAAGGAACTGGAAATATGGAACTTGTTCTTAATCGTGATTTGAGTGACAGAAGAATTTTCCCTGCAATTGATGTTAACCGTTCCGGAACAAGAAGGGAAGAGTTGTTATTGAAAGAAGAAGACTTACAGAAGATTTGGATTCTGAGAAAGATACTAAGCGAATATTCTCCTGTTGAAGCAATGGAATGGCTGCTTGATAAGATGCGCGGAACGAAGAACAACAAAGAGTTCTTAGCAAATATGAATAGCTAA